One segment of Synechococcus sp. A15-24 DNA contains the following:
- a CDS encoding DUF3303 family protein, with the protein MRFVINWSTPNAGMDPEYTKAVVDYINNGTPMDEFEGFKVLERVFFPQEGGGSRLWKPTACGTFTNSPDPGPKPLESPWK; encoded by the coding sequence ATGCGCTTTGTCATCAACTGGTCCACACCCAACGCTGGCATGGATCCTGAGTACACCAAGGCCGTTGTCGATTACATCAACAACGGAACCCCCATGGATGAGTTCGAGGGCTTCAAGGTCCTTGAGCGCGTGTTCTTCCCTCAGGAAGGCGGCGGTTCCAGATTGTGGAAGCCCACAGCATGTGGCACGTTTACAAATTCACCGGACCCTGGACCAAAGCCTTTGGAATCACCGTGGAAGTGA
- the lipA gene encoding lipoyl synthase, protein MLKPEWLRVKAPQRERIGAVADLLLDLNLNTVCQEASCPNIGECFAGGTATFLIMGPGCTRACPYCDIDFDKSVRELDPTEPERLGEAVARLGLKHVVITSVNRDDLPDGGASQFVACIEQVKQRSPLTTIELLIPDFCGNWNALATVMAAAPHVLNHNIETVPRMYRLARPQGIYERSLELLQRVRDDWPRAYSKSGLMVGLGETDDEVIDVLRDLRTHRVDIVTIGQYLSPGPKHLAVDRFVTPEQFDTYRRIGEEELGFLQVVSTPLTRSSYHAGEVQRLMASHPR, encoded by the coding sequence GTGCTCAAGCCCGAGTGGTTGCGCGTCAAGGCCCCGCAGCGGGAGCGCATCGGTGCTGTTGCCGATCTGTTGCTGGACCTGAACCTCAACACGGTCTGCCAGGAGGCCAGCTGTCCCAACATCGGGGAATGCTTCGCTGGCGGCACGGCCACCTTTCTGATCATGGGCCCAGGCTGCACCCGCGCCTGCCCTTACTGCGACATCGACTTCGACAAGAGCGTCCGTGAGCTCGACCCCACCGAACCGGAACGGCTCGGGGAAGCGGTGGCGCGTCTGGGTCTGAAGCATGTGGTGATCACCTCGGTGAACCGGGACGACCTGCCGGATGGGGGAGCCTCCCAGTTCGTGGCCTGCATCGAGCAGGTGAAGCAACGCTCACCGCTCACCACGATCGAGCTGCTGATTCCCGACTTCTGCGGCAACTGGAACGCCCTGGCCACAGTGATGGCGGCAGCACCCCATGTGCTTAACCACAACATCGAAACAGTGCCGCGGATGTACCGCCTGGCACGCCCTCAGGGCATTTACGAGCGGTCCCTGGAGCTTCTGCAGCGGGTTCGGGACGACTGGCCGCGGGCTTACAGCAAGTCCGGCCTGATGGTGGGCCTCGGTGAAACCGACGACGAGGTGATCGACGTGTTGCGCGACCTGCGCACTCACCGGGTGGACATCGTCACCATCGGTCAATATCTCTCTCCAGGCCCCAAGCATCTGGCCGTGGATCGTTTTGTGACCCCTGAGCAATTCGACACCTACCGCCGTATCGGCGAGGAGGAGCTGGGCTTTCTGCAGGTGGTGAGCACCCCCCTCACACGCAGCAGCTATCACGCCGGCGAGGTGCAGCGCCTCATGGCCAGCCATCCCCGCTGA
- a CDS encoding YciI family protein → MPWFVKHETFTAETAALPLEQRRLHLEAHRAWVAKETQVVRQIRSGFLVDERRRPGGGGLLIFEAESYGEALAWVSHDPMIQAGLVDWSLQEWIPVSGDGWP, encoded by the coding sequence ATGCCCTGGTTTGTCAAACACGAAACCTTCACGGCGGAAACGGCCGCTCTGCCGCTCGAGCAGCGTCGGCTCCATCTGGAGGCCCACCGGGCTTGGGTGGCAAAGGAAACCCAGGTGGTCCGTCAGATCCGCAGCGGTTTCCTCGTGGATGAGCGGCGGCGCCCCGGTGGCGGCGGCTTGTTGATCTTTGAGGCTGAGTCTTACGGGGAGGCGCTGGCCTGGGTGTCGCACGACCCGATGATTCAGGCCGGCTTGGTGGACTGGAGCCTGCAGGAGTGGATCCCCGTCAGCGGGGATGGCTGGCCATGA
- the gltB gene encoding glutamate synthase large subunit — MSDLTRPTVWPYSDSAAPEAVAGEKDACGVGFLAQLSGETSYWVLQQALRGLGCMEHRGGCGGDGDSGDGAGVLCQIPWTYLKAVWPEAASARGLGMMFMPQDAKRRELARRFCNEEAEALGLTSAGWRVVPVDSSVLGPMARDTAPVIEQWSLAGGPNGDAFEALLLRLRRRIGSRARQAWGFEGSRDLYVASLSSRTVVYKGMVRSEVLAQYYADLRDPRFEVSFAVYHRRFSTNTLPRWPLAQPMRLLGHNGEINTLLGNLNWAKASEASLADVWGEAADDLNPVVNPAFSDSANLDATLELMVRSGRSITDSLITLVPEAFRNQPDLEDRPEVTAMYEFNAGIQEPWDGPALLVFADGKRVGATLDRNGLRPARWCTTADGFVIMGSETGVVDLSGKTVVQKGRLGPGQMVAVDLENGQLLDNWTVKEDAAGRFPYGDWLQHHRRSVEAQPWTQDRQVGELDLLRLQTAMGFTAEDFDLVIEDMAGLGKEPTYCMGDDIPLAVLSDKPHLLYDYFKQRFAQVTNPPIDPLREKLVMSLEMHLGERRPALKPQAEAAAVIHLDTPVLNEAELAAISKQELPVATLSTQVAVEACAGGLSSALQGLCEAAEEAVRGGAQVLVLSDRVDGSGAAAQLTATSVAMPALLAVGAVHHHLLRQKLRLRGSLVIDTAQCWSTHHMACLIGYGASAVCPWLTWETTRHWLAHPKTQKRIEQGKLPALDADKVQANVRVSLENGLRKILSKIGISLLASYHGAQIFEAIGLGADVIDTAFSGTTSRVAGMTLAELANETLSLHAKAFPELNRSKLEFMGFVQYRTGGEYHLNSPDMAKTLHAAVKTGPGYDHFSTYKTLLENRPVTALRDLLEFKLAPTPLPLDQVESAECLCKRFCTGGMSLGALSREAHEVLAVAMNRIGGKSNSGEGGEDPARFQVLHDVDAEGRSQAFPSIGGLKNGDTACSAIKQIASGRFGVTAEYLRSGKQLEIKVAQGAKPGEGGQLPGPKVDDYIAWLRNSKPGVALISPPPHHDIYSIEDLAQLIHDLHQVHPKAPVSVKLVAEIGIGTIAAGVAKANADVIQISGHDGGTGASPLSSIKHAGSPWELGLTEVHRSLLENGLRDRVLLRADGGLKTGWDVVIAALLGAEEYGFGSVAMIAEGCIMARVCHTNNCPVGVATQKEALRKRFTGVPEHVVNFFWYVAEEVRQLLSLLGVAKLEDLIGRSDLLQPRAVDLAKTQGVDLSSLLAPIQGSEERSWLRHSAEAHGNGPILEDQLLADAELMAAVESHGSLNRTIAIINTDRSVGARLAGEIAQRHGNRGFKGQLNITFQGAAGQSFGAFLVQGMNVRLEGEANDYVGKGMNSGCISLVPADGCANPGDQVILGNTCLYGATGGELFARGRAGERFGVRNSGARTVVEGAGDHCCEYMTGGVVVVLGSTGRNVGAGMTGGVTFLLDEGDRVTARVNPEIVAVCSLTTSQQEETLKELLEAHVAATGSSKASALLAAWAAAKGRFKVLIPPSERAAMGLVDQQAVAA; from the coding sequence ATGTCAGATCTCACCCGACCCACCGTCTGGCCTTACAGCGACAGTGCTGCGCCCGAGGCTGTGGCCGGTGAGAAAGATGCCTGCGGGGTGGGTTTCCTGGCGCAATTGTCTGGGGAAACCAGCTATTGGGTGCTGCAGCAGGCCCTGCGCGGCCTTGGTTGCATGGAGCACCGCGGCGGCTGTGGTGGTGATGGTGATTCCGGTGATGGTGCCGGCGTGCTCTGCCAAATCCCCTGGACTTACTTGAAAGCGGTCTGGCCTGAGGCGGCCTCCGCCCGCGGTCTCGGGATGATGTTCATGCCCCAGGACGCCAAGCGGCGGGAGCTGGCGCGCCGGTTCTGCAATGAGGAAGCCGAGGCGCTCGGCCTCACGTCCGCCGGCTGGCGGGTGGTTCCAGTGGATTCTTCCGTGCTGGGCCCCATGGCGCGGGACACCGCCCCTGTGATCGAGCAGTGGAGCCTTGCCGGTGGCCCCAATGGTGACGCTTTCGAGGCTTTGTTGCTGCGCCTGCGTCGCCGGATCGGTTCCCGTGCCCGCCAGGCCTGGGGGTTTGAGGGATCCCGGGATCTTTACGTGGCCTCGTTGAGCAGCCGCACCGTTGTGTACAAGGGCATGGTGCGCTCCGAGGTGCTGGCGCAGTATTACGCCGATCTGCGCGATCCGCGCTTTGAAGTGAGCTTTGCGGTGTACCACCGCCGCTTCAGCACAAACACCCTGCCCCGCTGGCCCCTGGCTCAGCCGATGCGGTTGCTGGGTCACAACGGAGAAATCAACACGCTTCTGGGCAACCTCAACTGGGCCAAGGCCTCTGAAGCCAGCCTCGCGGACGTTTGGGGTGAAGCCGCGGATGATCTGAACCCTGTGGTGAACCCGGCGTTCAGTGATTCGGCCAACCTCGACGCCACCCTGGAGCTGATGGTGCGCAGCGGCCGCTCGATCACCGACAGCTTGATCACCCTGGTGCCCGAGGCCTTCCGCAACCAGCCGGATCTGGAGGATCGCCCTGAGGTGACCGCGATGTACGAATTCAATGCCGGCATCCAGGAGCCCTGGGATGGTCCGGCGCTGCTCGTGTTTGCCGATGGCAAACGGGTGGGTGCCACGCTTGATCGCAACGGGTTGCGACCCGCGCGCTGGTGCACCACCGCCGACGGTTTCGTGATCATGGGATCGGAAACCGGTGTGGTGGACCTCAGCGGCAAGACCGTTGTTCAGAAGGGCCGTCTCGGCCCTGGCCAGATGGTGGCTGTGGATCTGGAGAACGGCCAGCTGCTCGACAACTGGACCGTGAAGGAGGACGCGGCTGGACGCTTCCCCTACGGCGACTGGCTGCAGCACCATCGCCGCAGTGTGGAAGCCCAACCCTGGACCCAGGATCGTCAGGTCGGTGAGTTGGATCTGCTGCGGCTGCAGACCGCCATGGGCTTCACCGCCGAAGACTTCGATCTCGTGATCGAAGACATGGCCGGACTTGGTAAAGAACCCACCTACTGCATGGGAGACGACATCCCCCTGGCGGTGTTGTCGGATAAACCCCACCTGCTGTACGACTACTTCAAACAACGCTTCGCCCAGGTCACCAACCCGCCGATTGATCCCCTGCGGGAAAAGCTGGTGATGAGCCTGGAAATGCATCTGGGTGAACGCCGGCCGGCGCTGAAGCCCCAGGCCGAGGCGGCCGCCGTGATCCACCTGGACACGCCGGTTCTCAACGAAGCCGAGCTTGCGGCGATCAGCAAGCAGGAACTTCCCGTTGCCACCCTCTCCACCCAGGTGGCCGTTGAAGCTTGCGCCGGTGGTTTGTCATCGGCCCTGCAAGGGCTGTGTGAGGCGGCCGAGGAGGCTGTGCGCGGCGGTGCCCAGGTGTTGGTGCTCTCCGATCGTGTTGATGGTTCCGGTGCCGCTGCCCAGCTCACCGCCACCAGCGTGGCGATGCCGGCCCTCCTGGCCGTGGGGGCAGTGCATCACCACCTGCTGCGGCAGAAGCTGCGTCTGCGCGGCTCCTTGGTGATCGACACCGCCCAGTGCTGGAGCACCCATCACATGGCCTGCCTGATCGGTTACGGCGCCAGTGCAGTCTGCCCGTGGCTCACCTGGGAGACCACCCGCCATTGGCTCGCCCACCCCAAAACCCAGAAGCGGATCGAGCAGGGCAAGCTGCCCGCCCTCGATGCCGACAAGGTGCAGGCCAACGTGCGCGTTTCCCTGGAAAACGGCCTTCGCAAGATCCTTTCCAAGATCGGCATTTCGCTCCTGGCCAGCTATCACGGCGCTCAGATTTTTGAAGCGATCGGCCTCGGTGCCGATGTGATCGACACCGCGTTCAGCGGCACCACCAGCCGTGTGGCGGGCATGACCCTGGCAGAGCTGGCCAACGAAACCCTGTCACTCCATGCCAAGGCCTTCCCGGAGCTGAATCGCAGCAAGCTCGAGTTCATGGGCTTCGTGCAGTACCGCACCGGTGGCGAGTACCACCTCAACAGCCCGGACATGGCCAAGACCCTGCATGCGGCGGTGAAAACCGGGCCTGGCTACGACCATTTCTCAACCTACAAAACGCTGCTGGAGAACCGTCCGGTCACGGCGCTTCGGGATCTGCTGGAGTTCAAGCTGGCCCCAACGCCGCTCCCTCTAGATCAGGTGGAGAGCGCAGAATGCCTCTGCAAGCGTTTCTGCACGGGGGGCATGAGCCTCGGGGCGTTGTCGCGGGAAGCCCATGAGGTGCTGGCGGTGGCGATGAACCGCATCGGCGGCAAGAGCAACAGCGGCGAGGGTGGTGAGGACCCGGCCCGTTTCCAGGTTCTTCACGATGTGGATGCCGAGGGCCGCTCGCAGGCCTTCCCCAGCATCGGCGGCCTTAAGAACGGCGACACCGCCTGTTCGGCGATCAAGCAGATCGCTTCCGGGCGGTTTGGCGTGACAGCCGAATACCTGCGCAGTGGCAAGCAACTGGAGATCAAGGTGGCCCAGGGGGCCAAGCCCGGTGAGGGCGGTCAGCTGCCCGGCCCCAAGGTGGATGACTACATCGCCTGGCTGCGCAACAGCAAACCCGGTGTGGCCCTGATCTCACCGCCGCCGCATCACGACATCTATTCCATCGAGGATCTGGCTCAGCTGATTCACGATCTGCACCAGGTGCACCCCAAGGCGCCGGTGAGCGTGAAGCTGGTGGCAGAGATCGGCATCGGCACGATTGCCGCCGGCGTGGCCAAGGCCAACGCCGATGTGATTCAGATCTCCGGACATGACGGGGGCACCGGAGCCTCGCCGCTGAGTTCGATCAAGCATGCCGGCAGCCCCTGGGAGCTGGGTCTCACCGAGGTGCACCGCAGCCTTCTCGAAAATGGCCTGCGGGATCGGGTGCTGCTGCGGGCCGATGGCGGCCTCAAGACCGGCTGGGATGTGGTGATCGCAGCCCTGCTGGGCGCTGAGGAGTATGGCTTCGGCTCAGTGGCGATGATCGCTGAGGGCTGCATCATGGCCCGGGTCTGCCACACCAATAATTGCCCGGTGGGCGTGGCCACCCAGAAGGAGGCCCTACGCAAGCGCTTCACCGGGGTGCCTGAGCACGTGGTGAATTTCTTCTGGTATGTGGCGGAAGAAGTGCGTCAGCTACTGAGCCTGCTCGGCGTGGCCAAACTCGAAGATCTGATCGGTCGCAGCGATCTGCTTCAACCCCGTGCCGTGGATCTGGCCAAAACCCAGGGTGTGGATCTCTCCAGTCTGTTGGCACCGATCCAGGGTTCGGAAGAGCGCTCCTGGCTTCGCCACAGCGCTGAGGCCCATGGCAATGGCCCGATTCTTGAGGATCAGCTCCTCGCCGATGCCGAGCTGATGGCGGCGGTGGAGAGCCACGGTTCCTTGAACCGCACGATCGCGATCATCAACACCGACCGCAGTGTCGGGGCCCGTCTGGCCGGTGAGATCGCCCAACGCCATGGCAACCGCGGCTTCAAGGGCCAGCTCAACATCACCTTCCAGGGCGCCGCCGGCCAGAGCTTCGGTGCCTTCCTGGTACAGGGCATGAACGTGCGCCTGGAAGGGGAAGCCAACGACTACGTCGGCAAGGGCATGAACAGTGGATGCATCAGCCTGGTGCCAGCCGACGGCTGCGCCAATCCCGGTGATCAGGTGATCCTCGGTAACACCTGCCTCTACGGCGCCACGGGCGGTGAGCTGTTTGCTCGTGGCCGTGCTGGTGAGCGCTTCGGTGTGCGCAACAGCGGCGCTCGCACCGTGGTGGAGGGAGCTGGCGACCACTGCTGTGAGTACATGACCGGCGGTGTGGTGGTGGTGCTGGGCAGCACCGGCCGCAACGTGGGTGCCGGCATGACCGGTGGCGTCACCTTCCTGCTGGATGAGGGCGATCGCGTCACCGCCAGGGTCAATCCTGAGATCGTTGCGGTCTGCAGCCTCACCACTTCACAGCAGGAGGAAACGCTCAAAGAGCTGTTGGAAGCCCACGTGGCCGCCACCGGCAGCAGCAAGGCCTCAGCGCTGTTGGCCGCCTGGGCCGCGGCCAAGGGACGCTTCAAGGTGCTGATTCCGCCGAGTGAGCGGGCAGCCATGGGTCTGGTGGATCAGCAGGCGGTGGCGGCCTGA
- a CDS encoding phosphodiester glycosidase family protein, producing the protein MFPFAQLPEPLPELRQAPSLQGQQLRIDGLELRNSWQWEGLNRSWPDKLWLPLELLESHLGFRRHEGQLEWFGRRQPLAELPQRTLGDEVGLEVADWLAQVGVIIRLEDQQLQLTLPAADLQGIRRGKGSTADRLVLDLDGPALVQRVGDDLHLGVRSTAAQQLELRRLRLIPQQGPNSLVLKGQATRLRTLSLATPWRVVLDGVRTGGPAATAAQLPLSNPAIARWLRRGLVLEERTVTVGVKPLRVLRTGGDLSRIGLTMTPLTMAGQQQGLRFLPQLSQPANAVIAINGGFFNRILQLPLGALRQQGQWLSGPILNRGVVAWGDNDQLQFGRLRLDQQLQVNGGRRWGLSYLNSGYVQRGLSRYTRAWGPIYRPLSGEEEALLVQGGRVTHRFDRASIRRGVLIPADGDLVVARGGTPLPAKAGDAVMLSQRTTSGLGDQANVLGGGPLLIQGGQIVLNGRAEGFSPDFLALAAPRTVVGQGAGGTWLLALRGAAGSDPTLLETALAAQQLGLKDALNLDGGSSTTVVVAGRTVVNGRGSAPRVHNGLGFIPL; encoded by the coding sequence ATGTTTCCCTTCGCCCAGCTGCCGGAGCCCCTGCCGGAACTGCGACAGGCCCCGTCACTGCAGGGGCAGCAGCTGCGGATCGACGGCCTGGAGCTGCGCAACAGTTGGCAATGGGAAGGCCTCAACCGGAGCTGGCCGGACAAACTGTGGCTCCCTCTGGAGCTGTTGGAGTCACATCTCGGCTTCCGCCGCCATGAGGGGCAACTGGAGTGGTTCGGCCGCCGGCAGCCATTGGCAGAGCTGCCCCAGCGAACCCTGGGTGATGAGGTGGGCCTGGAGGTGGCGGACTGGCTGGCCCAGGTCGGCGTCATCATTCGTCTGGAGGATCAGCAGCTGCAGCTGACCTTGCCTGCGGCAGATCTGCAGGGGATTCGGCGCGGCAAGGGCAGCACCGCCGATCGCCTCGTGCTGGACCTCGATGGCCCCGCATTGGTGCAACGCGTGGGAGATGACTTGCATCTGGGCGTGCGCAGCACAGCAGCCCAGCAGCTGGAGCTGCGACGGCTGCGGCTCATTCCTCAGCAAGGTCCCAACAGCCTCGTGCTGAAGGGACAGGCCACTCGACTCAGGACCCTGAGCCTGGCGACACCCTGGCGCGTTGTGCTCGATGGCGTACGGACTGGCGGCCCTGCAGCGACTGCGGCCCAGCTTCCCCTCAGCAACCCGGCAATTGCTCGCTGGCTGCGCCGCGGCCTGGTGCTCGAGGAACGCACCGTCACCGTGGGCGTCAAGCCACTGCGGGTGCTCAGAACCGGCGGTGACCTGAGCCGCATCGGTTTGACGATGACGCCACTCACCATGGCTGGACAACAGCAGGGGCTGCGCTTTCTGCCCCAGTTGTCCCAACCGGCCAATGCGGTGATCGCCATCAACGGCGGCTTTTTCAATCGCATCCTGCAACTGCCCCTTGGCGCTCTACGTCAACAGGGCCAGTGGCTGTCCGGACCGATCCTCAACCGGGGGGTGGTCGCTTGGGGCGACAACGATCAACTCCAGTTCGGACGCCTGCGGCTGGACCAGCAGCTGCAGGTGAACGGTGGTCGGCGCTGGGGGCTGAGCTATCTCAACAGCGGCTATGTACAACGGGGCCTCAGCCGCTACACACGCGCCTGGGGACCGATCTATCGCCCGCTCAGCGGCGAGGAGGAGGCACTGCTGGTGCAGGGGGGCCGCGTTACGCATCGCTTTGATCGCGCCAGCATTCGCCGTGGTGTGCTGATTCCCGCCGACGGCGACCTGGTTGTGGCCCGCGGCGGCACCCCCCTGCCGGCCAAAGCCGGCGATGCGGTGATGCTGAGCCAACGCACCACGTCCGGGCTGGGTGATCAAGCCAACGTGCTCGGTGGGGGGCCGCTGCTGATCCAGGGAGGCCAGATTGTGTTGAACGGTCGTGCTGAAGGATTCAGCCCTGATTTCCTCGCCCTTGCGGCACCCAGGACCGTCGTGGGCCAAGGGGCAGGCGGCACCTGGCTGTTGGCCTTGCGCGGTGCAGCGGGGAGCGATCCCACCTTGCTGGAGACAGCCCTGGCCGCGCAGCAGCTCGGACTGAAGGATGCACTGAACCTGGACGGAGGCAGTTCAACGACGGTCGTGGTGGCTGGACGAACGGTGGTGAACGGTCGCGGCAGTGCCCCCCGTGTGCATAACGGACTTGGCTTCATTCCCCTTTAA
- a CDS encoding AIR synthase has translation MAANLRLTPAAAAELGRQAAVAGTPGQMHLELRPGDCADHVIQIRPGHLAGVAIARADGVTLHAPKNQLNLSQGLCLDYRGDLSGGGFLIRSGDGISPCACGSAFSLR, from the coding sequence ATGGCTGCCAATCTGCGCCTGACGCCGGCTGCCGCCGCAGAACTGGGTCGTCAGGCCGCGGTTGCCGGCACTCCTGGGCAGATGCATCTCGAGCTTCGCCCAGGAGATTGTGCTGATCACGTGATCCAGATCCGTCCTGGACATCTGGCGGGGGTGGCCATCGCCAGGGCTGATGGCGTCACCCTTCATGCACCCAAGAACCAGCTCAACCTGTCGCAAGGCCTGTGCCTCGACTATCGCGGTGACCTCAGCGGTGGCGGATTTCTGATTCGCAGCGGAGACGGGATCAGCCCCTGCGCATGCGGCAGTGCGTTCAGCCTGCGATAG
- the rpsL gene encoding 30S ribosomal protein S12 yields MPTIQQLIRAERSRLKAKTKSPALKSCPERRGVCTRVYTSTPKKPNSALRKVARVRLTSGFEVTAYIGGVGHNLQEHSVVLIRGGRVKDLPGVRYHIIRGTLDTAGVKDRRQSRSKYGAKAPKE; encoded by the coding sequence ATGCCAACCATCCAACAGCTGATCCGCGCGGAGCGTTCACGCCTCAAGGCCAAGACAAAATCGCCGGCCTTGAAGTCCTGCCCAGAACGCCGCGGGGTCTGCACCCGTGTGTACACCTCCACGCCAAAGAAGCCCAATTCGGCGCTGCGCAAGGTGGCTCGCGTACGCCTCACCTCCGGCTTCGAGGTCACCGCCTACATCGGCGGCGTCGGACACAACCTTCAGGAGCACTCCGTGGTGCTGATTCGCGGCGGTCGTGTCAAGGACCTGCCAGGTGTCAGATACCACATCATTCGAGGCACTTTGGACACCGCTGGCGTCAAAGACCGCCGGCAGTCTCGCTCGAAGTACGGCGCCAAGGCTCCGAAGGAGTGA
- the rpsG gene encoding 30S ribosomal protein S7 has translation MSRRNAAEKRPVLPDPQFNSRLATMMVSRLMQHGKKSTAQRILSDAFGLINERTGGDPLELFETAVKNATPLVEVRARRVGGATYQVPMEVRQERGTAMALRWLVSFSRARNGRSMAQKLAGELMDAANEAGSAVRKREETHKMAEANKAFAHYRY, from the coding sequence ATGTCCCGCCGCAACGCCGCTGAAAAACGTCCGGTTCTTCCTGATCCGCAGTTCAACAGTCGTCTGGCAACGATGATGGTGTCCCGTCTGATGCAGCACGGCAAGAAGTCCACGGCGCAGCGGATCCTGTCCGATGCGTTCGGTTTGATCAACGAGCGCACTGGCGGAGACCCCCTGGAGCTGTTCGAAACGGCAGTGAAGAACGCCACCCCCCTGGTCGAGGTCCGTGCCCGTCGCGTCGGTGGCGCGACCTACCAGGTTCCGATGGAAGTACGTCAGGAACGTGGCACCGCCATGGCCCTGCGCTGGCTGGTGAGCTTCTCCCGCGCCCGCAACGGCCGGAGCATGGCTCAGAAGCTCGCCGGCGAACTGATGGATGCAGCCAATGAGGCCGGAAGCGCGGTTCGCAAGCGCGAAGAAACCCACAAGATGGCAGAAGCCAACAAGGCTTTTGCCCACTACCGCTATTGA